A single genomic interval of Candidatus Aegiribacteria sp. harbors:
- a CDS encoding peptidase S10: protein MSSEKEINPEKAEEKETDKEKEEKLRMLGLEPSETAHGINLKDGKLAYKARVGVLPLKDDKGEIQAEIYFTSYEMNGVKDLSERPLTFAFNGGPGSSSVWLHMGALGPKRVVMKQEGWMPSPPYHLEDNESTWLKHTDLVFIDPVGTGFSRAAKKDLYQKFHSFDGDIESVGKFIQLYLSRFNRWSSPLFLAGESYGTTRAAGLAAALFGKGIAFNGIILISTALDLRPIMFRDDDDLPFQLFIPTYTAAAWYHKKLDKELQSRDLPDLLAEVEVWVESELTPALMKGDRISDEESADIADKLSRYSGLEKDYIVGSNLRIHQGRFRKELLRSEKRSVGRLDSRFKGIEAVEVNDRPEFDPSMTSIKPPYTSMLNDYLRRELGLDTDMSYEVMMDHDFIKNWKWEKGKLPSTGEKLRLSMSVNPYMKVLVAQGYYDLATPLMATKYMVSHMNVDLKLKKNIQETYYHAGHMFYLDEKCLDSFSKDVHSFIEESCENPEVY from the coding sequence ATGAGTTCTGAAAAAGAAATAAATCCGGAGAAAGCAGAAGAGAAAGAAACTGATAAAGAAAAAGAAGAAAAACTTCGAATGCTTGGTTTGGAGCCTTCCGAAACAGCCCATGGAATTAATCTGAAGGATGGAAAATTAGCCTACAAAGCAAGGGTGGGAGTTCTCCCATTAAAAGATGACAAGGGTGAAATCCAAGCGGAGATCTATTTTACTTCTTACGAGATGAATGGAGTGAAAGATTTATCTGAAAGACCTTTGACCTTTGCCTTTAACGGTGGTCCGGGATCATCTTCCGTTTGGCTTCATATGGGTGCATTGGGTCCGAAACGTGTGGTGATGAAACAGGAGGGTTGGATGCCCTCTCCCCCATATCACCTTGAGGATAACGAGAGTACATGGCTCAAGCACACAGACCTCGTGTTTATAGATCCTGTTGGCACAGGCTTCAGTAGAGCTGCAAAGAAGGACTTGTATCAGAAATTTCACAGTTTCGATGGCGATATAGAGTCAGTTGGAAAATTCATACAGCTCTACCTATCCCGGTTCAATCGATGGTCATCACCACTGTTTCTTGCGGGAGAGAGTTATGGCACTACACGGGCTGCTGGACTAGCTGCTGCACTTTTCGGCAAAGGGATAGCATTCAATGGGATTATTCTAATCTCCACTGCATTGGACCTGCGCCCGATCATGTTCAGGGATGATGATGACCTGCCCTTCCAGCTATTTATTCCAACTTATACTGCTGCTGCATGGTACCATAAAAAACTTGATAAGGAGTTGCAGAGTCGGGATCTACCAGATCTTCTTGCTGAGGTAGAGGTTTGGGTTGAGAGTGAACTGACACCGGCACTGATGAAAGGAGACAGAATCAGCGATGAAGAGAGTGCTGATATAGCTGATAAACTCTCTCGATATTCAGGCTTGGAGAAGGATTACATAGTAGGATCCAATCTTCGAATTCATCAGGGAAGGTTCCGCAAGGAATTACTTCGCAGCGAAAAAAGAAGTGTTGGCAGGCTAGACTCTCGTTTCAAGGGGATTGAGGCTGTTGAAGTGAACGACCGACCTGAGTTTGATCCCTCCATGACTTCCATTAAACCTCCTTATACATCGATGCTGAATGATTACCTTCGCCGAGAACTAGGGCTAGATACTGATATGAGCTATGAAGTCATGATGGACCATGATTTTATAAAGAATTGGAAATGGGAGAAGGGCAAACTCCCAAGCACGGGGGAAAAGCTAAGATTATCGATGTCAGTTAATCCATACATGAAAGTGCTCGTAGCACAGGGTTATTATGATCTTGCTACACCTCTTATGGCCACGAAGTATATGGTTTCGCATATGAACGTTGATCTCAAACTAAAGAAAAACATACAAGAGACTTACTATCATGCTGGTCATATGTTCTATCTGGATGAAAAGTGTCTGGATAGCTTCAGCAAAGATGTGCATAGCTTTATTGAGGAAAGCTGTGAAAACCCTGAAGTTTATTAG
- a CDS encoding energy transducer TonB, with product MMRMVVAVVCIAFLLACSSEDNFHIENTDDNGGSLINTENLEEQVSAQNNIPEQTYERTGPQSRIGIEVLPVCMYRPLPDYPDSARVNGIEGGVSVILYLDSIGTVMEAKIYRSSGSDLLDQAAIEAAWNSRWTSAQRNGEGVGVWTAVFYEFELD from the coding sequence ATGATGAGAATGGTAGTAGCGGTTGTGTGCATTGCTTTTCTTCTGGCGTGTTCCTCCGAGGACAACTTTCATATTGAAAATACAGATGATAACGGTGGAAGTTTGATTAACACCGAGAATCTTGAAGAGCAGGTTTCGGCGCAAAACAATATTCCAGAGCAGACCTATGAACGAACCGGTCCCCAGTCTAGAATAGGAATAGAAGTGCTTCCCGTGTGCATGTATCGTCCCTTACCAGATTACCCTGACAGTGCAAGGGTTAATGGAATTGAAGGCGGTGTCTCAGTGATCCTGTATCTCGATAGCATTGGTACCGTTATGGAGGCTAAAATATATCGATCCAGTGGTTCAGATCTCCTTGATCAGGCTGCCATTGAAGCCGCATGGAATTCAAGATGGACTTCAGCTCAGCGTAACGGGGAAGGTGTCGGGGTATGGACCGCTGTTTTCTATGAATTCGAACTCGACTAA
- a CDS encoding type II toxin-antitoxin system Phd/YefM family antitoxin, with translation MKTFAITDFKAHALQILGRIAKTKESVVITKRGKPLVEVIPFSTSKPAPGKLSEALVFEKDIVSPLGEDMWNACK, from the coding sequence ATAAAAACTTTTGCGATAACTGATTTTAAGGCTCATGCTCTTCAGATACTGGGTCGGATTGCGAAAACAAAAGAGTCTGTAGTGATAACTAAGAGAGGAAAGCCATTAGTTGAAGTCATTCCGTTTTCGACCAGCAAACCTGCTCCGGGGAAGTTGTCAGAAGCATTGGTATTTGAGAAGGACATAGTATCACCTCTTGGTGAAGATATGTGGAATGCATGCAAATGA
- a CDS encoding type II toxin-antitoxin system VapC family toxin, which translates to MKYILDTHVWIWWNMNPQQLSTGVRSLLSTPEQYDSLLLSAISPWEFSKLLEKKRIGISCNPEEWIAEALDMPKLRFVPLTPTIAYRSTSLPQPFNGDPADQIIVATAREENATILTKDRIIQKYEHVRSLW; encoded by the coding sequence ATGAAGTACATACTCGATACACATGTCTGGATCTGGTGGAACATGAATCCACAGCAACTATCCACAGGAGTACGATCATTACTTTCAACCCCAGAACAATATGATTCGCTTCTACTTTCAGCAATTTCTCCATGGGAGTTCAGTAAGCTCCTGGAGAAGAAGAGAATCGGTATCTCCTGTAATCCCGAAGAATGGATTGCCGAAGCATTAGATATGCCTAAACTACGATTTGTACCTTTGACGCCGACCATTGCATATAGATCAACATCACTGCCGCAACCATTCAATGGAGACCCTGCAGATCAGATCATTGTGGCAACAGCCAGAGAGGAAAATGCCACAATATTAACCAAAGACAGAATCATACAGAAGTACGAGCATGTAAGAAGTCTTTGGTAG
- a CDS encoding 4Fe-4S binding protein, protein MRKSVIPLIFLVMTMVMISCLSQDQIPGSGPEFDTELTVDTGFTYGDMAEGETSTFTLHWTADDDAEWYEIRISPYPIDDSNWDNAVPIASVPAGDSARMVAHVQVQPEVFQNTCISCGLCVEACPQDAMHLIEGKAVIDLDKCTACGECVRVCPVNAISDSRYGQAYFFAIRAKSSLGALSEVVSASGSYRLRYFNDPRWCGHCANECYILLDYCGPGCPVDAIWYTPDWNTPGVDSGMIHIDYDKCINCGQCLIQCHEYGLWSMKRQVVEE, encoded by the coding sequence TTGAGAAAATCAGTTATACCTTTGATATTTCTGGTCATGACTATGGTTATGATCTCTTGCCTTTCGCAGGATCAGATACCGGGCTCCGGACCTGAATTCGACACAGAGCTGACAGTGGATACAGGCTTTACCTATGGTGATATGGCCGAAGGAGAAACTTCAACATTTACTTTGCACTGGACAGCCGATGATGATGCGGAATGGTATGAGATAAGGATATCACCGTATCCCATAGATGATTCCAACTGGGATAATGCGGTACCGATAGCCTCTGTTCCAGCCGGAGACAGCGCCAGAATGGTTGCGCATGTTCAGGTTCAGCCGGAGGTTTTCCAGAACACATGTATATCGTGCGGTTTGTGCGTTGAAGCATGCCCGCAGGATGCAATGCATCTCATTGAGGGGAAAGCTGTTATCGATCTGGACAAGTGCACTGCATGTGGTGAATGTGTTCGTGTATGTCCTGTTAACGCGATATCAGACAGCAGATATGGGCAGGCGTACTTCTTTGCTATCAGAGCAAAAAGTTCTTTAGGTGCCCTGTCGGAAGTGGTCTCGGCATCCGGAAGCTACAGGCTCCGTTACTTCAATGATCCGAGATGGTGCGGTCATTGCGCTAACGAGTGTTACATTCTTCTTGATTACTGTGGCCCTGGATGTCCGGTTGATGCAATCTGGTACACACCGGACTGGAACACACCCGGAGTGGATTCCGGGATGATACATATAGATTACGATAAATGTATTAACTGCGGCCAATGCTTAATCCAGTGCCATGAGTACGGGCTCTGGTCAATGAAAAGACAGGTGGTTGAGGAATGA
- a CDS encoding 4Fe-4S binding protein has product MIEGAFIVEPGGCISCELCIDACPVGAITMGTDGNAIIDAGLCIACGLCTYVCPVNTIFAPSTRTHFALFGVSEEGTEIFLQGIEQ; this is encoded by the coding sequence ATGATTGAAGGGGCATTTATCGTTGAGCCGGGCGGCTGCATATCGTGCGAGCTCTGTATTGATGCATGTCCCGTAGGCGCGATTACAATGGGCACTGACGGCAATGCGATAATAGATGCCGGACTGTGCATAGCCTGTGGTCTGTGCACATATGTCTGTCCTGTCAATACCATATTCGCGCCATCAACCAGAACACATTTTGCACTGTTCGGTGTGTCCGAAGAAGGTACGGAAATCTTCCTTCAGGGGATTGAACAATGA